A window of Gossypium raimondii isolate GPD5lz chromosome 7, ASM2569854v1, whole genome shotgun sequence genomic DNA:
TGAAGAGATTCGGCAGCAATATCATATTTTCCAATGGAATGCAGGATCCATGGAGCAGAGGAGGGTAAGTTGTCAGTTTTAGCTTCATAGATCATAAATTCCTTGTCATCAAAGAAACTGATACATAATATTGAATGATACAGCGTGTTGAAAAACATATCATCTAGTATCATTTCTCTTGTCACAGAAAAAGGTATGTCTGAATCATGACAAAAGAATTCTGTGTCTTAAAATTTGTTATGAAGCTAAAAGAAATTAGCCAATTGTTGTTGTGTCAATAGGAGCTCACCATGTTGATTTCCGGTCAGCAACAAAAAAGGATCCAAAGTGGCTTATTCAACTGAGGAAACAAGAAGTTGAGATCATCCAAAAGTGGTTAAATGAGTACTATGCAGATCTTTGACATGAATAAGTTTTTAAGGTTGAGATTTAGGATCAATCAATGGTTGCTGCAAGCATGCATGCATCATCTAATTTGCAGAAATGCTCAGGCTGAAGCCATTTATATGACCAAGCTAAGTTCCCATGAAATGATGGAAAGACTAGCAAAACCATTTACTTGAGTTAGGTTAATTAGATGAAGCAATCCTGGTTTTAAAATTTCCATGTTGGTTTCagattttgattaaatttgagCTGTTTTAGTATGGGATTGGTTTTATTAAGTTGTGTCATTATAGTTAGTAGCATTTCAGGTTATTTGTTTCAAATGATGTGTTTGGTTGGGTGGAAAAGTaaagagaaaggagaaaggaaatgaaaagttgaaagaaattttgaGTGTGCTTAGTTGAGAAAAAAagtgagtaaaaaaaataagttattttctATCTTAATGCATAAAAATTAATGCTTTCATATTAGAATGATAagaggagagaaaatgagaggaTGTGcatgttatttcaaaataataccttttcaaatcttttctttttttttcttttttttttttcatttttcgcctctgcctagaagaaaaattatgttttcatcCTTCTAGTTTTTTAtcccttcaattttttattttttttatttttttgctttatcAAAGCCTTAAaagtaaattgtttttaagttgATCATAATTAAGTTGGgtcaaaattaagataaaaagaTCATTTTCGTAGTTGTTGGACCAACAAATGTTAAATACAGTGATaagatacattttattttatgggAGAATGTAGACTCAAATTTTAGAGATGACCTTGTTGGAATGGGCAGCCATGAAACCTAAATATAAACCTTTAACGGACATGATAAACACAAAAAAGATCCATGGTTGTTGGAACAGAGTTCGATCGAACGATTGGATCTAGAATTGTCCAACAATATTTTTTGAACCGAATTAGACCGGCCAATTAGATCAATAGGATCGAGAATTGGTTGGGATACCGATCTGGATGAAGGCTTTGAACTGATTGATTCGAAAACCAATACGAATCAGTTGAATTAGAAAAACATATGTTGAatcgaataatttaattgaaatttttaatttttaataattttttaatcagaCCGAATCAACCGATCGAATTAACGAACCAATAACTTAACTACGGTCcagttgaattatttttttgtttttaaaattttataaatatcttagtaatttatttaattaaaattaaaccgaCCTGTTGTATAAAAAATGGATGatgttttaaaaacatttaccAAGCAATGGTAATGGGGGCGTGATGACACTGACACAGCCATAAATACATGTTGGGTTGTCCCTCATAATCAGTCTCTGAGCCGCCATCTGATGATGTTCAAGGACAGGATTTTCAACTGCTCTGTATCTCTGATTActtgtaattttgttaaatccAAGTGGTAATCCCATCCAATGATTTCATGGAATTTTTACCTCTACACGGACTTGATggaattttttattactttttttctttctttgcaacGGTGATTCTACCTTAACCTTGGATTTTGGAACTACTCTTAACACAGTATAAACCAggaaaatgaaaacattaaaaaggcAGTTGAAGCAatagatttcatatttataGCTCCCAATCAATGCATATCCTTGGTTTAGATCTCACTATTCCATAAACAGTAAAAAGAAAGAACGAGAGATAGAAACATGTCGAGGCGATCAGGGACTTGCTTGAGGCTATGTCTAGTAACGTTTGCTCTAATTTCGGCTTTGGCAGTATGTGGACCAGCTCTTTACTGGAGATTCAAGAAAACTCTCAAGTTGGGTCCTTCCAAATCCTCTTGTCCTCCTTGCATCTGTGATTGTCCTCCTCCTCTTTCCCTTGTCAACATTGCCCCTGGTAtccctcctttttctttttgtgctTTATTTCATTCTGGGTTTTTGTCagattttggttttgtttgtttgtttgttgggATGAGTTTTAAGGAATACCCATTAGGGAAATTTCAAGTCTTGATCTGCTTTTGTTGCTAAATTTGCTTTCTGAGCTTTGGGTAATCTTTTGTTACTCTAGGTCTTAACCATTTGAGATTTTGATCTATTGCTGCTGCTATTGCTTTGCCTTTGACTTGCAATAgcaaataagcaaacaaaacCGAATTTGGCTTCAGTTTTGTGCTTGTTCAATCATATACTAATTATGGAAATCAGAGCCCTAACTATAACTCTATGCCCTTTATTGCCAGGAAGTATTGGATTTACTTCAAGGGCACTGAAATGGTCTCCAAATTTCTTGAATGGCTATTGAGATAACATATTTGTTGAGCTTGATTAGAGTTGAAATTTAAGAACGACTGAAACTGATAATTTGCAGTGCTGTTGCCCCTTTGTTCTtgcttttcttaatttattaacaacAGTCCAGAATACGAACGGACTCGATATTCATCACGAAAAGATACTTCCATTTGACTGCTGAAAATGTCGAAATTCTAGAGCCCGGAGAAAGGCAGAATTTGTTACATTTATATCAATGATATTATGGCTTCTCTTGTGTTTGGACAATATTACCTTTTATGTAGGAATCTGCAGCTTGTTGGTTTCCTTATTCTATGTTTGTTCTAGTTTCAGGCTCAATGGTTGTAAAAGTTTGTGTCAATGCGTCTGCTACTAAAACCTTTTGGTTATCTCTGTGAATTACTTGACATGTTTTTTGTGCCTTTGTTCTTCTTTTGCAGGGTTGACCAATCTCTCAATCGCAGGTTAGAGTTTATTCTATCAAAACTCAAATTggtttaacttatttatttataatcatgCATGCATGATATGGATTATGGTGACACAGATTGCGGAAGCAATGACCCTGATCTCAAGCAAGAGATGGAGAAGCAATTCCTGGACCTTCTAACAGAGGAGTTGAAGTTGCAAGAGACTGTCGCCGAAGAGCATTCCCGCCATATGAACATCACCTTTGGTGAAGCAAAAAGGGTGGCTTCCCAGTACCAGAAGGAGGCAGAAAAATGTATTGCAGCCACCGAAACATGCGAGGAAGCCAGAGAGCGAGCCGAGGCCTCACTAATCAGGGAGAGGAAAGTAACTACAGTATGGGAGCAAAGAGCTCGACAAATGGGCTGGGAAGGGGAATAAACTGTTGGTATAATTCATTGTCTAGAAAATCTTGTTAGGGCAAAAAGGCCCCCCAATATGTTTCCCTCCCACCTGTACTTTCACCTGTTAACTGTGATACTACTGTGTGGACCTATTACTACTATTATATATCATCTCAATTTGATTTGAAGCATAATCACATGCCAATATACAACTCTATGGTTCAGGGGTCAGGTTTTGCAGGAGATTGGTGTTGGCTGAGTAATGgtcaggtttttttttagaattcttacaacttttgtaaaaaaaataataataatgttttgaactatttagaatgaaatatatataatgtatatatattcaaaactttgaatatttaaaaattcaaacagATCTAAttgaaagggactaaattgttgatgATCCTATATAGTAGAGGGATCTCCAGGTATTTATGCTATTTTGCAGACatcttaaaagattaaatatcaaatatatctTTTAGCTGTTGGAATGTTGGAACTTTGATATTTGATCATAGCAAGATGAATggtttggttaaaatatgttggtAGTCCCTGtaattcaacaaaatttgagatttaatctctgtatttaaaaagttaaaaattatgtttttcggtcaaattttgtcaatttaCCATATTGATTAAGCTACCTTTATATTGACAGAAattaagttgataaattttagcGAAAACTACCAAAGACAATAATAACTgaactaagatttttaaattggaaatgtaacttttaaaatacagGAATTACATCTCAAATTCTATAGAAGTAGAGGGACTAATAGCACATTTTAACCGAATGACTACTCCCAACAAGACATGAGTGAAGCTAACTACTATTCCATGTCAAAGTGTAAAAAGGACATGAAAAAGAGGAGGGGCAGAGAATCTCAGTAGAGAAAATGGAGCAACACAGAATAAATTACATAATGATACAGAGACTCCTATAAAGAGTAGCCTTTTTTACGCCATTTTCACcgtctttgttttttttatctcaGAATCAGCATCAACCACAATCAGCATAACTGTCTCATATACATGACCCGAGGGGGAATGCATCATATCCCAATTCCCCCTCCATCATCCCCGTCTCGTTATATTGCTCCTGCATCACACAATCCAGcctttttaaagaatttatgcTCATAACTATATTTCAAACATACAAAAGTAACTTCAACTacaatgattaaaaaaaataaactatatttttctCGTGCCATACCGGTTTGATCATGGGACTTGATATAACGTCCAAGGTCTCAAAGTTGTTTTGACTGAATTCATTTTGCGGCTTTCTCTGCTCAAAGAGGATGTCTTCATTGGACCTCAGTTTTGTGTTGAAAGCTAATTTCCCAGCCTCAAGGTGCTGAACATAAGGAGCACCAGCAACCAGGGAGTCCACACCAGCAAACGAACTGTTTTCTCCCCACTGTTGCTTTGCTGCATAATCTATATTGTGAATGACATTATTACTTGGACTAATTTGGCACTGCATGTCTCCTCTAGAGTCCTCCAGGCCTGCATTTGCCATGGAAGCAGAAAGATCAATGGGGTTATCATTTAGGTGAGAGCTCCTCCAAGAAATGCTTTCTTGCAAATTGTTAGTATGCAACTGCTCGTGACTAAAAGCTTCACATGTTGACAACGAATTTGATGGGAAACTGGATAATTGAACCGTGTTCTGCCAGTTTTCGTGGCATCTACCATTAtcaacaaaattagaaaaac
This region includes:
- the LOC105766349 gene encoding uncharacterized protein LOC105766349 gives rise to the protein MSRRSGTCLRLCLVTFALISALAVCGPALYWRFKKTLKLGPSKSSCPPCICDCPPPLSLVNIAPGLTNLSIADCGSNDPDLKQEMEKQFLDLLTEELKLQETVAEEHSRHMNITFGEAKRVASQYQKEAEKCIAATETCEEARERAEASLIRERKVTTVWEQRARQMGWEGE